Below is a window of Clavibacter michiganensis subsp. tessellarius DNA.
CCGTTCATGTCCGGGCCACCGGCGGGCCGCACCATCGAAACGATGCGATCCGCATCGTCCCCCGAGCAGAAGGACACCCGACCCGTGATCCCCCGCCGTCACCTCATCGCCCTCGCCGCCGCCGCGTCCGCCGCCGTCGCGCTCGCCGGCTGCGCGCCCACCACGAGCAGCGAGGCGCAGGCCCAGAACCACGCCGTGACCGACGCCTCGGGCAGCGCCCGCGTCTTCATCTCCGGCGACACCAACGTCAAGAGCCTCTGGGACGACGGGATCATCCCCGCGTTCGAGAAGGCGAACCCCGGCGCCTCGGTCACCACGACCCTCGACCTCCACGGCGAGCACGACGCCCAGACCATGGCGACGCTCACGAGCTCGGTGCAGGGCGGATCCGACCCCGGATACGACCTCATCGACGCGGGCTTCACCGCGGCCGCCGGCACCGGCGGACTCCTCGCCCCCGTCTCCGCCGACACCATCCCGAACCTCGCGACCGTGCCCGACGCGACCGTGCAGTCCGGCGGCGGCTTCGGGATCCCGTACCGCGCCTCCTCCGTGCTCCTCGCCTACGACTCCACCAAGGTGACGACGCCGCCGAAGACGCTCGACGAGCTGCTGGACTGGATCACCGCGAACCCGGGCGAGTTCGCCTACAACTCCCCCGCGACGGGCGGCTCCGGCGGCGCGTTCGTCACGACCGTGCTCGACTCCCACCTCGACGACGCGACGCGCGAGAAGATGACGACCGGCTACGACCAGTCGCTCGAGGGCGCGTGGGACGCGGGCTTCGACCAGCTGAAGAGCCTGAACGCCTCCATGTACCAGGGCGGCGTCTACCCGAACGGCAACAACCAGGTGCTCGACCTGCTCGGCACGGGCGCCGTCGAGATGGCCCCCGTCTGGAGCGACCAGGTCATCACGGCCCAGAAGTCCGGCACGCTGCCGTCCACCGTGAAGTACGCGCAGATCTCGAACCCGGCCTTCACGGGCCACGCGTCCTTCCTCGGCATCCCGAAGACGGCCGCGCACGCGGACGTCGCCCAGAAGCTGGCCGACTACGTGCTCTCCGCCGAGGGCCAGGCCGTCATCGCGAGCACCATCGCGGGCTACCCCGTGATCGCGCTCGACCAGGTGCCGGAGGACCTCAAGGACCAGTTCGCGTCCGCCGACCCGACCAACCTGCGCCCCGGCTACGACAGCAAGATGGCCTCGGACATGGCGAACCTCTGGGACCAGAAGGTGCCCGGCCAGTGACGGCGATCCGGCAGTCGGCCCCCGCCGCGCCGGTCGCCCCCGCGCGGCGCGCGACCCGGGTCTCCCCGGGCGCGCGCCGCGCCGGCGTCGGCCTCGCGCTCGCCCTCCCGCCCGCGCTGCTGCTCGCGGTGTTCGTCGGGATCCCCGTGGTGCTGGCCATCGGCTTCAGCCTCGGCCACACGGGCGGGCTCAACAGCACCATCGCGTCCATCGGCCTCGGCACGCGGACCGCGACCGGCTGGTGGGGCACGCTCGACGCCTACGCCGACGTGTTCCAGGACCCGCGCTTCCTGCGCGACCTCGGCGTGACGGTGGTCGTCACGGTCGTCTCGACGGCCCTCGTGATCGCGCTCGCCCTGGCGATCTCGCTCAACCTCCGCCTCCGCGGCGGCCGGCTCGCGACGCTGTTCGCCGGGCTCGCGGTCGTGCCGCTGTTCATCCCCGTCGTCATCGCGTCGTGGGCCATCCTCACCTTCTACTCGGGCGACGGCTTCGTGCGCACCGTGTTCGCGCTCGTCGGCCTCGAGGGGCCGACGTGGGGCTACACGACCGTCGCGGTCGTCATCGGATCCGTGTGGACGAGCCTCCCCTTCGCCACGCTCATGGCCACCTCGGGCGTGCAGGGCATCCCCGACGCGATGATCGAGGCGGCGCGCGACGCCGGCGCGTCCACCTGGGCGATCGTCACCCGCGTGCTCGTGCCGCTCGCCGCCATCCCGCTCGTCATCGCGACGACGTTCACGGCGATCGGCGTGCTCGGCTCCTTCACGGTGCCGTACTTCACCGGGCCCAACGCGCCGAGCATGCTGGGCGTCGACATCTCGAAGTACTTCACCGGCTTCAACCACCCGCAGCAGTCCATCGTCATGGCCGTCGTGGTGTTCGTCCTGGCGTCGGGGATCGCGTTCCTCTACGT
It encodes the following:
- a CDS encoding ABC transporter permease; the protein is MTAIRQSAPAAPVAPARRATRVSPGARRAGVGLALALPPALLLAVFVGIPVVLAIGFSLGHTGGLNSTIASIGLGTRTATGWWGTLDAYADVFQDPRFLRDLGVTVVVTVVSTALVIALALAISLNLRLRGGRLATLFAGLAVVPLFIPVVIASWAILTFYSGDGFVRTVFALVGLEGPTWGYTTVAVVIGSVWTSLPFATLMATSGVQGIPDAMIEAARDAGASTWAIVTRVLVPLAAIPLVIATTFTAIGVLGSFTVPYFTGPNAPSMLGVDISKYFTGFNHPQQSIVMAVVVFVLASGIAFLYVRANFRSAKAEGRV
- a CDS encoding extracellular solute-binding protein translates to MRSASSPEQKDTRPVIPRRHLIALAAAASAAVALAGCAPTTSSEAQAQNHAVTDASGSARVFISGDTNVKSLWDDGIIPAFEKANPGASVTTTLDLHGEHDAQTMATLTSSVQGGSDPGYDLIDAGFTAAAGTGGLLAPVSADTIPNLATVPDATVQSGGGFGIPYRASSVLLAYDSTKVTTPPKTLDELLDWITANPGEFAYNSPATGGSGGAFVTTVLDSHLDDATREKMTTGYDQSLEGAWDAGFDQLKSLNASMYQGGVYPNGNNQVLDLLGTGAVEMAPVWSDQVITAQKSGTLPSTVKYAQISNPAFTGHASFLGIPKTAAHADVAQKLADYVLSAEGQAVIASTIAGYPVIALDQVPEDLKDQFASADPTNLRPGYDSKMASDMANLWDQKVPGQ